ctcccagctgtccctcattctcctctaacgacctcgtttactctctcacacctgttccctcttttccctctgattaggtctctatttctctctctgtttctgcttctgtctttgtcGGATTCTCGTTTGCTTCGCCCTTGTTCTGTCCTGTCGTATTCTGCCTCTGCTTTAGATGCTGCGTTTGATCAGGTGCCTCTGTCCTCTACGGCCCGCGCCTACCCGGAGGGACCTGCAGTCAGTTGCCGCTAGCCCTGCTATTCTCCTCTACTGCTAGAAGGGGACTAGTCAACcgatacatctgaagaggatttatgttttccctgtgtttgaacattaaaagactctgtttctgttaaaccgcttttgggtcctcactcacctgcataacaggcacagctcctgatatatatccgttacgtttatgggggttCAAtaaaggaagacatcctcttctgcaaaccattggaaaccaggacaaccggagaggatatttttaaagtactggatatcaaatggactttggtggtcaagatgtgttggtatctgtattgatggcggaaaagccatgacagggagacatcgTGGAGTGGTAATGCGCTTTGCTCccaacgccacttgggtacactgcagcatccaccgagaggctcttgctgaatagagaatgcctgacagcttgaaagacgttttggacactacagtgaaaatggttaactttgttaaagcaaggcccctgaactcttgtgtattttctgcactatgcaatggtatgggcagtgaccatgtaacacttttacaacatacagaagtgcgctggttatcaaggggcaaagtttTGACGCGTTTTTTaaaattgagagacaagcttaaagttttctttactgaccataattttcacttgtctgaccgttTGCATGATGACtagtttctcacatgactggcctatctgggtgatgttttttctcacctgaatgatttGAATCTAGGATTACCGGGACTCTCCgtaactatattcaatgtgcgggacaacattgagactatgattaagaagttggagctcttctctgtctgtattaacaagggcaacacacaggtctttccatcattgtatgatgttttgtgtgcaaatgaactcaagcttatggacaatgtcaaatgtgatatagcgaagcacctgagtgagttgggtgctcAATTACGCAGATACTTTcctgaaacggatgacacaaacaactgaatttgttatccctttcatgccctgcctccagtccacttaccgatatctgaacaatagaacctcatcaaaattgcagcaagcggttctgtgaaaattgaattcaatcagaagccactgccagatttctgaaTAGGGCTGCGTTCAGAGTagcctgccttggcaaatcacactattaagacactgatgccctttgaaACCACATACtaatgtgagagtggattctcggccctcacaagcatgaaaactaaatacaggcacaaactgtgtgtgggaaatgatttaagactgagactctctccaatacaacccaacattgcagagttatgtgcatcctttcaagcacacccttctcattaacctgtggtgagttattcacaattttcgatgaacaaatcaAGTTTTATATGTAAGAAGGCTAAATGAAGAGAAaaaatattcaaatcaaatcaaatcaaatgtatttatatagcccttcgtacatcagctgatatctcaaagtgctgtacagaaacccagcctaaaaccccaaacagcaaacaatgcaggtgtaaaagcacggtggctaggaaaaactccctagaaaggccaaaacctaggaagaaacctagagaggaaccgggctatgtggggtggccagtcctcttctggctgtgccgggtagagattataacagaacatgaccaagatgttcaaatgttcataaatgaccagcatggtcgaataataataaggcagaacagttgaaactggagcagcagcacagtcaggtggactggggacagcaaggagccatcatgtcaggtagtcctggggcacggtcctagggctcaggtcctccgagagagagaaagaaagagagaattagagagagcatatgtggggtggccagtcctcttctggctgtgccgggtggagattataacagaacgtggccaagatgttcaaatgttcataaatgaccagcatggttgaataatagtaaggcagaacagttgaacctggagcagcagcatggccaggtggactggggacagcaaggagtcatcatgtcaggtagtcctgggacatggtcctagggcccaggccagttgaaactggagcagcagcatggccaggtggactggggacagcaaggagtcatcatgtcaggtagtcctggggcatggtcctagggctcaggtcctccgagagagagaaagaaagagagaaggagagaattagagaacgcacacttagattcacacaggacaccgaataggacaggagaagtactccagatataacaaactgaccctagccccccgacacaaactactgcagcataaatactggaggctgagacaggataagagctctttgtcatttcccacgagccgggttgtgacaaaaactcacaatcattcttatgtttaatatatgtatcgtatagtgtttctacacctgtattgcttgctgtttggggttttaggctgggtttctgtacagcactttgtgacatcagctgatgtaagaagggctttataaatacatttgattgattgattgattgattgattgattgatagtgtgtgtggcaggcttacaatgaaggcaaaaaacaacatttgagagtgcgctgaccctggtgctagagggggaatgtagctggaggttgaatgtttgaaggggtatgggactATACTGCTGTACAGTACAGTGTCCCATGTATTCTAGTAGTGTCccgtatactgtacagtacagtgtccCATGAACTCTAGTAGTGTCccgtatactgtacagtacagtgtccCATGTATTCTAGTAGTGTCCCGTATACTGTACAGTGCAGTGTCCCATGAACTCTAGTAGTGTCCCGTATACTGTACAGTGCAGTGTCCCATGTATTCTAGTAGTGTCCCGTATACTGTACAGTGCAGTGTCCCATGAACTCTAGTAGTGTCccgtatactgtacagtacagtgtccCATGAACTCTAGTAGTGTCCCGTATACTGTACAGTGTAGTGTCCCATGAACTCTAGTAGTGTcccatatactgtacagtacagtgtccCATGAACTCTAGTAGTGTCCcgtgtactgtacagtacagtgtccCATGAACTCTAGTAGTGTCCCGTATACTGTACAGTGCAGTGTCCCATGAACTCTAGTAGTGTCCcgtgtactgtacagtacagtgtccCATGAACTCTAGTAGTGTCccgtatactgtacagtacagtgtccCATGTATTCTAGTAGTGTCCCGTGTACTGTACAGTAGTGTCCCATGAACTCTAGTAGTGTCccgtatactgtacagtacagtgtccCATGTATTCTAGTAGTGTCccgtatactgtacagtacagtgtccCATGTATTCTAGTAGTGTCccgtatactgtacagtacagtgtccCATGTATTCTAGTAGTGTCCTGTATACTGTACAGTGCAGTGTCCCATGAACTCTAGTAGTGTGCCGTATACTGCACAGTACAGTGTCCCATGTATTCTAGTAGTGTCCCGTGTACTGTACAGTAGTGTCCCATGAACTCTAGTAGTGTCccgtatactgtacagtacagtgtccCATGTATTCTAGTAGTGTCccgtatactgtacagtacagtgtccCATGTATTCTAGTAGTGTCccgtatactgtacagtacagtgtccCATGTATTCTAGTAGTGTCCTGTATACTGTACAGTGCAGTGTCCCATGAACTCTAGTAGTGTGccgtatactgtacagtacagtgtccTATGAATTCTAGTAGTGTCCCAGTGACCCATTCTCTAGTAGTCTATAGTAGTCTTTTATAGGGTGGTTTGTTCCAGCTGCCTTTAACTAAGccataaaaataaacatttacattGAATATGACGTAATGTTCTGCAAGATATGGGAgcagtttaacactttttttaggCACTATGAATGAATTTTAGAATCACATAGTTCATCCATAATATTTTTCCTTGTTGAATGAGTGGTGTGCAATCACCCATTTTGAACTCTCAACCAACCATGTCATGTAAGTACATGCATCATTCCCTGAGGCTTGAGCCAGTTACTCATAGATAGAGGAGAAAGGTGTTCCCCTCTGGTTGACATGCTGGGAAGGAGaatgcccctctctgtctccagtctagcTAGTGCTAGTATCACCAACCCCAGCCAACTATGTGGTAGGGGGAGACACAGTGGGTCTTTCAGTCCCCCCCAGCATTGGTCCAAAAAGCCTGTTTCTAGAGGGTCCCGAGAAGGTTAGAAACAGCAATCAGGAAGTCTTCAGGGGAACTCTCATATACTCATAAGCCAGGCCGAGGGTGATCTCACAGCTGGGACATTTCGGCGAGGCTCCAGAGCACTCTTAGATGGGAAAGACACTTAAGAACTTGCCATATTCTCTTAGCCTCTTTCCAGAGAGGCCAGGGGCCCATTGCTGTTATACTGCTGGTGTTATACAATTCACATATGGATTACACTGGGTGTCATTCACCATATGAAGCCATAAGCCATTGGCAGCGTCTCACTTATTGATAATGgctacctctactacctctatATAATGCACTCAGAGAACACCTTCTATGCATGTACAGTACAGGCGGCTGGTGGCACCTacattggggaggacgggctcattgtaatggctggaaaggaataaatggaatggtatcaaacacatcaaacatgttTTCCATGttgttgataccattccattcactccattccagccattattatgagctgtcctcccctcagcagcctctggTGATGTATAGTCATCTGTGACTAGAATCTTATTTCTGAGGTGTTTGTAAGGAGAAAGTATAATATATTATTAGTGGTCTTGTCTGCCATCTCCTGGTTAAAGCAAGTGCTACAAGAGGCCTGTCAAATCCGGGACTTTCAAATTGCTGTGAAAAAGGAATAGGTGAGGGGTAAGtagatcaggtgtgtgtgtgttcttaatAACATGCAATGATCACTATGTTTAAAGTTCACATCTCACAAAGAAATATTCTTCTTTAACCAAGCTAATCAACAATGTGATGATACACCTCCATTACTTTTGACATCAATGATGTCTGGGTATACTCCATATGTTAAAGTTACCTGATGTATTTTCAACATTATTTCACTTAGCCTGTATTATAAATGATTGAACATGCAGATGTAGTGTATGAATTATTGGATGGCCACAGTTTGGGAAAGCGCCCTTGAAGACTAAAAACAGCAGTCCACATGAGACAGAGTGAATTATTCATTCAGCCTGCACTTTCTATGTTTGTGACAGTGTGGCTCTACAGCAACACTCACTGCCTTGCCTTGCCTACCACAGTAAAAATAGAACCAGAGAGTAGTTAACAAGAGCGTTGCTTTTCTCTTACTGAGATGTCATGGTGGTAGTTATGGTGTAACACTTTATTATAAAGGTGTTGCTTACTCACTTCCTGTTTTAATTCACATGAATCTTGTTAATGTGACGCTTTTCTCTTATGTCTCCAGGAGACCCAATAGGAATGTATCATATCATAGGCAGTCTGCTCACTTCCCGGTGCAGGCCAGGGACCCACGTCACTCCCTGAGCTAGTGGTTTAAATATAGCCCTGACGACGTCCTGCTGAAATGGATCTGGTGACGCTTGGCTGCCCTGGATGATTGACAGAGTACAAATACAGACAGAGTCACCCAGGCAGCCACTGCACCACATGGGCCAGTTCTCCCAGGAGACCCACTTCCACAGGAGGCCTGACACACAGACGCTGAGAGACTCATCCAATTCACACTCGGGAAGAAGCGACAGGGCGGACATGCTGGCTCATCTGGGGCATTGTAACATGGTGTTGTCACAGGTAAGTTCTGTCTTGGTCGGTTCCGGTCCCACCCACTCTCAGCCAGTCGCTGGACGTCATTCGCACCCAGGGGTTTGTCCTGGTGTTCACCGGAACTTGTCTGGCACTACAGTAACAGTTCCACTTCCAGTAATATAATGAGTGACTACTGCTGTtccttctactgctgctgcttggaAAAATAGGCTCTATGTGGGAAGGCCTAGCTTTCCTCCTGTGGCTTTTTGTTCTGAACCAAGGCCAGAATGATTTCCAAGACATTCCGGATGTGGAGTCTGGCTAAGCCTGTGTATGCTAATGATAACAGGGCTACCACTGGCTACCGTTCCGCTATAAATCTAAAAAGGCCAGGCACAGGCTCCATGACAGCTGCACGGGGCTCTTTTTCCAGGGCATAAGATTATGAAGATTTTCACTGCAAGTCATTTCCATTTTCTGAGTGAACGTGACTCTGTGCTGCCTACTAATCCACACCAGGGAAGGGATTTGATCAGGGATTAGTCATTCTCAAGAGTTGGTTTTTTTTTTGCTTGTTTGACTGATCAGAGTGATTGACAGGTGACCTTGGAGCCAAACAACTGGATATAGACTGATTGCATGTGGCTGTGCACTTTACATTATGGCTGCAGACAGAGATATTGATATGCTATAAATATTTAGGACTGTTTTCTGTTGTCTTTCAAGTCATTTTAGAGAGGTCCTATTTTATTTGTGTACAAACATAGTCCAGTAGAAATATACTTTTCTCTGAATGCTTTGCTTTCTAACATTAGTGATGAGTTTAAACATTTGTAATATGATATCACTGCCATCTGCAACTGATATATATGGGAATTGAATCACAATACTTTAAACAATGAAAGCAAACAAGTCTGTACATGTTGCGATTTGCTTGGACTGCAACGCGATCTGATTAATGCACCATTTCATACGCAAACCGGAGGTCCATGTAAGGCAATCGGCTTGTCTCGTAATCAAATTATAAGGCGGTCTTATCCCGCATTACAGTTACCTTTTTTCTCCTCCTTGAATAAATCGAGTGCGCATATCCCACACCTCCAGTGATACCAGAATCAACAATTGTCCCGTGACTCTGTCCAGCCACAGGGGCATTTAGCAGGCACATCTCGTCCAGAGGGACTCTAcagaatgacagagggagaaatTACTGTGCTCTCCATGGGGCCAACGACACAGCAAAACTACAGACATCTCATACGGCTCTACTGTATGAACGGGGGACATCATCTGCAGATCCTACCGGATGGGACTGTCGCGGGCAGCAGAGATGAAAATAAAGATGGTAAGAATTGTTTTGGGGAGTTATTCGATATTCTGAACCATAATACACAGTTAAATAAACATATGATTAATGTTTAGTTAAGTTTTGGTATTGTAGGCTATAAACATGAATAAAGAGTCGCACACttcatacactgaacaaaaatataaacgcaacatgtaaagtgctggtcccagtggcggttctagcttgAATGGCTTCCTGGGCGATTCCCTCCTTAacccccattttttttttttttttttttttaaataatcacCATTCTGCACTAACTGTAATTTTTAATCAGACATTTgaaacaacacaaataaataatcataacttTTAAaactataaaaaatatatacaaaaataagacTCATAATTATCAAAAAGAAGTAACAAAGGCAAATGTTGATTTGGCACTCGGggatcaatacattacccatcccccaacactgtcaaccaagagtcaagactaaaccgattcaccttggtggtgtgcagactggttttatattattcttaaAGATTTCACACAAACCAGAAAAAAATGCAAtgtctgtgaaactatatattcacagtattatgaatgaattgtggtttatttggtagTATTTCATAGTGTGACTGATTTGACTAATTGCATTAGTATTGTACAAAATTAGAGGTGCGatatttgatagattcccccaTTCCCCcaacctcgggcttccagtggggagacctgaggtcaacctacccccgccccccgcccccctccccatctcgtacttctgagtgggagaccttcccaggcagtagcctgcctagctcacaaactagaatcagggcaTCGACTctgacaaggttaattgacccacagtcccacatgaTATCATTAACGTGATGTGCAAATGAACAATAGAAAACCGATCAcgcaaatgtcaccattccaAAAAACAATTTGCGGGCGCACCGTGCCGCCCCCGGCAAGAGGCCGCCCCGGGCGCCTGCCCATGTCACCTATACCTAAATCCatccgtgtttcatgagctgaaataaaagatccccgaaAATTTCCATATgaacaaaaagcatatttctctcaagtgttgtgcacaaatttgtttatatccctgttagtgagcattttatcttttgtcaagataatccatccacctgaaatGTGTGGCGTAttaagaagttgattaaacagcatgatcattatacatgtgcaccttgtactggggacaataaaaggccactttaaaatgtgcagttttgtcacacaacacaatggctCAAGTGTTTCACCATTCGAGGGagcaattggcatgctaactgcaggaatgtccaccagagctgttgccagagaatttaatgttcatttctctacctcCAACTTCATTTTAGAAAAattggcagtacttccaaccagcctcacaaccgcattTCAGTTGagtgatttccttatatgaactgtaattcagcTAATTCTAatatcgttgaaattgttgcacgttgcgtttatattttgaaGCTCCCAGTAATTAATTGGTGAACCACCAATGtatcggcatcactgtgccttcttcaggctTTAGTTTGGTGTTGACATGTAGAGGAGCATAGGCCCACTAACACCTTATGTTTACAGTTATTTA
The Oncorhynchus keta strain PuntledgeMale-10-30-2019 chromosome 11, Oket_V2, whole genome shotgun sequence genome window above contains:
- the LOC118389805 gene encoding putative fibroblast growth factor 1 — protein: MIDRVQIQTESPRQPLHHMGQFSQETHFHRRPDTQTLRDSSNSHSGRSDRADMLAHLGHCNMVLSQPQGHLAGTSRPEGLYRMTEGEITVLSMGPTTQQNYRHLIRLYCMNGGHHLQILPDGTVAGSRDENKDDILKVKAVSAGVVAIKGHETGRYLAMDKDGHLYGSKTLKDECYFLEKMEENHYNTYRSQKYQAKDWFLGLKRNGQPKAGQRTHIGQKAIYFLPRPVDNTTM